The genomic segment GGCAAAGGTGGTGGCGGCTATCGCGGCGGAAGCGGTAAAGGCGGAAGCTACCGTGATCGTAACAACAGTGGAAAAGGTCGTCGTAGCGGCGGCGGTTCCGGTGGTGGAAACGGTTCTGGCGGCGGAAATCGTGATCGTCGTGGAAACGGCGAACAACGTCCAAGTGGTGGTGGAAACAAAGGAAGCTACTCACAAAAATCTAAATAAAATCATACTACAAAGCGGTTACCATTTGGTAGCCGCTTTTTTGATGTTATTATACGGAACTTCATTGTATAGAAAGAAAAACATCATTTACATTGACCTCCATCTATGAGAAAATAGCTTGTTGGCAAATTTTTGCTGCCACACGTGGTTCATTCATACCATCCCACGTAAAAAAACTAGGAGGAAAAACAATGAAAATGAAAATATTAACGGTGAATGCTATTATTGCGGCACTTTATGTTGTGCTCGGGATGATTGTAGCGCCAATTGGTTTTATGGCATTACAGTTTCGCTTGCCAGAAATTTTTAACCACCTAATTGTCTTCAATAAAAAGTATTTTTGGGGCATTATTCTTGGGGTATTTATTACGAACTTATTCTTTTCCGGGTTAGGTTGGATTGATTTAGTGTTTGGCGTTGCGCAATCAGCTATTTCGTTATTACTAATGATTGGAATTTCTAAATACATAAAAGGAATAATTCCGCGGATGATTATTAACACCGTGCTATTCTCGCTAACAATGGCAATTATTGCTTGGGAATTAGTTATTGTCTTTGATTTACCATTCTTAATTACTTGGGCGACAACAGCTCTAAGCGAATTTATAGTGATGGGTATCGGAATTCCGCTTATGTATCTTTTAAATAAACGATTGAATTTCAAAAAAATGATTGATTAGAAAACAGCGAGTCTAAGGTCAACTTAGGCTCTTTTATTTTGCCAAAAAATGAATAGTTTCTGAAATTAATTCATACAATTGCTGATTTGTATATTTGCGTTGTTGGGGGCTAATTTCTAAACCTAGATTTAAAATCATCCTCGCCAAATAATTGGGAACAAAATGATTGTCTGAAAAAGTAATTTCTTTTAATAAACAAATTCTGAGGATTTCTCCAGCGATTACATCTAAAAAAATCGATTCAGCCTTGCTCCAAGCGATAATTTGAAATAGCTGTTGTTTTTCTTGAAGTAGCGAGATAATTAATTGTTGGATATTTTGACGGCTTAACGTGATTTGATCGAGTTTTTTTGAGAATTGCTGCATATTTCGTAGTAGTTGCACCTCGACGATTTGAATTATTTCTTCATGGTGACGGTAAAAAGTTGCTCGTGACACATCGGCTTTGGCGCACAACTCTTTTATAGAGATAGATTCAAATGAACGCCCGGTCAGATAATAATTCTCGATAACTGTATAAAATTTCGTTTGTGTTTTTTGTGCGCGCAAATCAATATTTAGTGGTTGATGTACTTTTATTCGTGTGTTTATCGATGTCATCTCCAGTTTATGATACATATTTTTTATTATTGTATCGAAATAGCGCTATTTAAGCAACCTTAATAAGGGTATTATTTAGTTAAGGAGGGATAACATGAAAATCATTACAATTGAAGAACATTTTGAATCAGAAGTTATCACGAACGAAATTAATAAGGTGACAGGAAATTTAATTAGCGGACAAGTAAGTGAAGAAATGTTTGAATATATGCAGAAAGAACTTCCATCGCAAGCGGAAATGCAAGATACAAAAGAACGACTAAAATTTATGGATAAACACGGTATTGACGTTCAAGTACTTTCTTATGGTAATACTTCGCCACAAAATTTAGACCCGAAAGATTCTGTACCACTAGTTAAACAGGCTAACAATGAACTAGCTAAGGTTATAAGTGAAAATCCTGACCGGTTTGCCGGATTTGCTGTTTTACCAGTTGGTTCACCAGTAGAGGCTGCAAATGAACTGAAAAGAGCAGTGGAAGAGTTAGGATTTAAAGGGGCACTTGTCAAAGGAACTTACAATAATAAATATTTAGATGATGCTTTTTTCTTTCCGATTTTTGAAATGGCTGAAAAATTAGATGTACCGATTTATTTTCATCCATCTTTTATTCCAGCAAATGTAACCGAACAATATTTTACAAGTGATGCTTGGTCAGATGTCGTTACTGGAATATTCTCTTCAGCAGGTTTTGGGTGGCATATGGATGTCGGAATTCAAGTCGTGCGGATGATTGTTTCGGGGATTTTCGATAAACTTCCTAATTTAAAAATCATCACAGGACATTTGGGCGAAATGGTACCGATGTTTTTAGAGAGAATGGATGATACGATTTCACACTGGGCAAAACTGGACCGGAAGATTTCTGATTATTATCGTACCAATATCTATGTGACTCCAAGTGGTTTGTTATACAAAAATGAATGGA from the Listeria seeligeri serovar 1/2b str. SLCC3954 genome contains:
- a CDS encoding QueT transporter family protein; the encoded protein is MKMKILTVNAIIAALYVVLGMIVAPIGFMALQFRLPEIFNHLIVFNKKYFWGIILGVFITNLFFSGLGWIDLVFGVAQSAISLLLMIGISKYIKGIIPRMIINTVLFSLTMAIIAWELVIVFDLPFLITWATTALSEFIVMGIGIPLMYLLNKRLNFKKMID
- a CDS encoding TetR/AcrR family transcriptional regulator produces the protein MNTRIKVHQPLNIDLRAQKTQTKFYTVIENYYLTGRSFESISIKELCAKADVSRATFYRHHEEIIQIVEVQLLRNMQQFSKKLDQITLSRQNIQQLIISLLQEKQQLFQIIAWSKAESIFLDVIAGEILRICLLKEITFSDNHFVPNYLARMILNLGLEISPQQRKYTNQQLYELISETIHFLAK
- a CDS encoding amidohydrolase family protein; translated protein: MKIITIEEHFESEVITNEINKVTGNLISGQVSEEMFEYMQKELPSQAEMQDTKERLKFMDKHGIDVQVLSYGNTSPQNLDPKDSVPLVKQANNELAKVISENPDRFAGFAVLPVGSPVEAANELKRAVEELGFKGALVKGTYNNKYLDDAFFFPIFEMAEKLDVPIYFHPSFIPANVTEQYFTSDAWSDVVTGIFSSAGFGWHMDVGIQVVRMIVSGIFDKLPNLKIITGHLGEMVPMFLERMDDTISHWAKLDRKISDYYRTNIYVTPSGLLYKNEWKFLLNELDEEHIIYALDYPFVKPENAGTFLDSLDLSDETKAKIAYKNAEKLLHL